A portion of the Bacillus thuringiensis genome contains these proteins:
- a CDS encoding DUF3964 family protein, with protein sequence MTRQERILQLPFFENKRELAEQVLKMEREEHVYLPDQFEIKQVPPYSFAEKKAIIGRIHEFYFVSVGSDGAWKYQLFKDEMKCREFFVTLSGITDQQIAFWFNNIELLKGA encoded by the coding sequence ATGACAAGACAAGAACGAATTTTACAATTGCCATTTTTCGAGAATAAACGTGAACTTGCTGAGCAAGTGCTAAAAATGGAACGAGAAGAGCATGTATATTTACCAGATCAATTTGAAATTAAGCAAGTGCCCCCGTATTCATTTGCTGAAAAGAAAGCGATTATTGGTCGTATTCATGAGTTTTATTTCGTCAGTGTTGGCAGTGATGGCGCATGGAAGTATCAACTGTTTAAGGACGAGATGAAGTGCCGTGAGTTTTTTGTTACATTATCAGGCATTACAGATCAGCAAATTGCGTTTTGGTTCAACAATATCGAGTTGCTTAAAGGCGCTTAA
- a CDS encoding chemotaxis protein, whose translation MSQAQSILLESGTNELEIVTYTVGENLFSINVMKVREIINPFPVTTVPESHHAVEGVVQVRGEILPVINLAMALNLKSTKPLDQTKFIISELNQMKVIFRVDEVHRIQRISWEQIDEPASLSMGLEETTSGIVKLDGKIILLLDYEKIVCEISGTGYDNKSIAGLEQKTDRAEKVIYIAEDSAMLRQILEETLSSAGYTKMNFFSNGAEALAQIEKLAKEQGEKMFEHIHLLITDIEMPKMDGHHLTKVVKDSEVMNRLPVIIFSSLITNELFHKGEAVGANAQVSKPDIQELIGLVDKLVL comes from the coding sequence ATGTCACAAGCACAAAGTATTTTATTAGAAAGCGGAACAAATGAATTAGAGATTGTTACGTACACTGTTGGTGAAAACCTATTTAGTATTAATGTAATGAAAGTACGTGAAATCATTAATCCATTCCCTGTTACAACTGTGCCAGAATCTCATCATGCAGTTGAAGGTGTTGTTCAAGTACGTGGTGAAATTTTACCTGTTATTAACTTAGCGATGGCTCTTAATTTAAAGTCAACAAAGCCACTTGATCAAACGAAATTTATCATCTCAGAATTAAACCAAATGAAAGTTATTTTCCGCGTTGATGAAGTGCATCGTATTCAACGTATTTCATGGGAACAAATTGATGAACCAGCTTCATTATCTATGGGACTAGAAGAAACGACATCTGGTATTGTAAAACTAGATGGCAAAATCATCTTACTATTAGATTATGAAAAAATTGTATGTGAAATTAGCGGCACTGGTTATGACAATAAATCAATTGCAGGGTTAGAACAAAAAACAGATCGGGCTGAAAAAGTAATTTATATTGCAGAAGATTCAGCGATGCTTCGTCAAATATTAGAAGAAACATTATCATCAGCTGGATATACGAAAATGAACTTCTTCAGCAATGGTGCAGAAGCGTTAGCGCAAATTGAAAAATTAGCGAAAGAGCAAGGCGAAAAAATGTTTGAACATATTCACTTGCTAATTACGGATATTGAAATGCCAAAAATGGATGGACATCATTTAACGAAAGTGGTTAAGGATAGTGAAGTAATGAATCGTTTACCAGTCATTATTTTCTCTTCATTAATTACAAATGAATTATTCCATAAAGGTGAAGCTGTAGGGGCAAATGCCCAAGTAAGTAAGCCAGATATTCAAGAGCTAATTGGTTTAGTTGATAAGTTAGTGTTGTAA